The Epinephelus lanceolatus isolate andai-2023 chromosome 21, ASM4190304v1, whole genome shotgun sequence genome has a segment encoding these proteins:
- the LOC117247328 gene encoding actin-binding LIM protein 1-like isoform X11, whose translation MKEKVLHAQGGCHPCSPVGKRVIQCLRCGEPCKGEVLRVQSSHFHVKCFTCKVCGCDLAQSGFFMKNGDYLCPLDFQRLHGTLCNNCGEFVEGEVVTVLGKTYHPACFVCTVCKQPFPAGDCVTFSGKDCLCQRCIRPMSPTPNNIRCSSNCSGCGRDIKNGQALLALGGQWHLGCFKCKACRKVLSGEYISKDGVPYCERDYQIQFGVQCEACQKFITGKVLEAGEKHYHPSCARCSRCYKMFTEGEEMYLQGSTVWHPDCRDSNRTEDGYMPTRSSSESSCSRPGSCTPGSPGRTICAKVDNEIIDYRDLAAIPRVKAIYDIEHPDMISYKSVNGSSSTLDNKGNRQDRQSPAESPGNVSETTEESFEVRKCIPKSSSHGSFHAKYNRHSYTPSLSRSPQHFHRPGLMLSPSLSSGNNDTCPTSPLFHHFLPHAKDEGFNMYRRPPIYKQQDPNSSTSQTTSLPGYGRNGLNPPRSADFYHYSSDRFRDFKVREKNFL comes from the exons TGCTACATGCTCAGGGTGGCTGCCACCCGTGTTCTCCAGTGGGGAAGCGGGTCATCCAGTGCTTGAGGTGTGGGGAGCCGTGCAAAGGAGAGGTGCTGCGAGTCCAGAGCAGCCACTTCCACGTAAAGTGCTTTACCTGCAAGG TGTGCGGCTGTGACCTGGCTCAGAGCGGCTTCTTCATGAAGAATGGCGACTACCTCTGCCCGCTGGACTTCCAGAGGCTTCACGGCACGCTCTGTAACAACTGTGGGGAATTTGTGGAGGGAGAGGTGGTCACAGTCTTGGGGAAGACCTACCACCCAGCCTGCTTTGTGTGCACCGTTTGCAA acagccctttcctgCTGGGGATTGTGTCACCTTCAGTGGAAAGGACTGCCTCTGTCAGCGCTGTATCCGACCCATGTCTCCAACTCCTAATAACATCCGCTGTTCCAGTA actGCTCTGGCTGTGGCAGAGACATCAAGAATGGCCAGGCTCTGTTGGCGCTGGGTGGCCAGTGGCACCTTGGCTGCTTCAAGTGTAAAGCCTGCAGGAAGGTGCTGAGCGGAGAATATATCAGCAA GGATGGTGTTCCGTACTGTGAGAGGGACTACCAGATTCAGTTTGGGGTGCAGTGTGAAGCATGTCAGAAGTTTATAACTGGAAAAGTCCTAGAG GCAGGGGAGAAACATTATCACCCCAGCTGTGCAAGGTGCAGCCGATGTTACAAAATGTTCACAGAAGGTGAAGAAATGTATCTGCAAG GATCAACAGTTTGGCACCCAGACtgcagagacagcaacagaacTGAGGATGGTTACATG CCCACCAGATCATCATCTGAAAGCTCCTGCTCCAGGCCAGGCTCGTGCACTCCAGGCAGTCCTGGTCGAACCATCTGT GCAAAAGTTGATAACGAGATCATTGATTACCGAGACTTAGCAGCCATTCCCAGAGTCAAGGCTATATATGATATAGAGCATCCTGATATGATATCTTATAAGTCTGTGAACGGCAGCTCCTCTACTTTGGACAACAAGGGCAACAGACAGGACAGGCAAAGCCCTGCAGAG TCACCAGGAAACGTATCTGAAACCACAGAG GAGAGTTTTGAAGTAAGAAAGTGCATACCAAAATCATCAAGCCATGGATCTTTTCATGCAAAGTACAATCGTCACAGCTATACTCCAAGTCTGTCCAGATCACCGCAACACTTCCACCGACCAG GACTGATGCTTTCACCCTCTCTATCCTCTGGCAACAATGACACATGCCCCACTTCCCCTTTATTTCATCACTTTCTCCCTCACGCCAAAG ACGAAGGCTTCAACATGTACAGGAGGCCTCCAATTTATAAACAACAAG ATCCAAATTCCTCCACATCCCAAACAACCTCTTTGCCTGGATACGGTCGCAATGGCCTCAATCCG CCACGGTCAGCTGATTTCTACCATTACAGCAGCGACAGATTCAGAG ACTTTAAGGTACGTGAGAAGAACTTTTTATGA
- the LOC117247328 gene encoding actin-binding LIM protein 1-like isoform X10, giving the protein MKEKVLHAQGGCHPCSPVGKRVIQCLRCGEPCKGEVLRVQSSHFHVKCFTCKVCGCDLAQSGFFMKNGDYLCPLDFQRLHGTLCNNCGEFVEGEVVTVLGKTYHPACFVCTVCKQPFPAGDCVTFSGKDCLCQRCIRPMSPTPNNIRCSSNCSGCGRDIKNGQALLALGGQWHLGCFKCKACRKVLSGEYISKDGVPYCERDYQIQFGVQCEACQKFITGKVLEAGEKHYHPSCARCSRCYKMFTEGEEMYLQGSTVWHPDCRDSNRTEDGYMVGRPKTPSLAFYFPPHELKPTRSSSESSCSRPGSCTPGSPGRTICAKVDNEIIDYRDLAAIPRVKAIYDIEHPDMISYKSVNGSSSTLDNKGNRQDRQSPAESPGNVSETTEESFEVRKCIPKSSSHGSFHAKYNRHSYTPSLSRSPQHFHRPGLMLSPSLSSGNNDTCPTSPLFHHFLPHAKADEGFNMYRRPPIYKQQDPNSSTSQTTSLPGYGRNGLNPPRSADFYHYSSDRFRDFKVREKNFL; this is encoded by the exons TGCTACATGCTCAGGGTGGCTGCCACCCGTGTTCTCCAGTGGGGAAGCGGGTCATCCAGTGCTTGAGGTGTGGGGAGCCGTGCAAAGGAGAGGTGCTGCGAGTCCAGAGCAGCCACTTCCACGTAAAGTGCTTTACCTGCAAGG TGTGCGGCTGTGACCTGGCTCAGAGCGGCTTCTTCATGAAGAATGGCGACTACCTCTGCCCGCTGGACTTCCAGAGGCTTCACGGCACGCTCTGTAACAACTGTGGGGAATTTGTGGAGGGAGAGGTGGTCACAGTCTTGGGGAAGACCTACCACCCAGCCTGCTTTGTGTGCACCGTTTGCAA acagccctttcctgCTGGGGATTGTGTCACCTTCAGTGGAAAGGACTGCCTCTGTCAGCGCTGTATCCGACCCATGTCTCCAACTCCTAATAACATCCGCTGTTCCAGTA actGCTCTGGCTGTGGCAGAGACATCAAGAATGGCCAGGCTCTGTTGGCGCTGGGTGGCCAGTGGCACCTTGGCTGCTTCAAGTGTAAAGCCTGCAGGAAGGTGCTGAGCGGAGAATATATCAGCAA GGATGGTGTTCCGTACTGTGAGAGGGACTACCAGATTCAGTTTGGGGTGCAGTGTGAAGCATGTCAGAAGTTTATAACTGGAAAAGTCCTAGAG GCAGGGGAGAAACATTATCACCCCAGCTGTGCAAGGTGCAGCCGATGTTACAAAATGTTCACAGAAGGTGAAGAAATGTATCTGCAAG GATCAACAGTTTGGCACCCAGACtgcagagacagcaacagaacTGAGGATGGTTACATG GTCGGCAGACCAAAAACACCTTCTCTTGCTTTCTATTTCCCCCCACATGAACTGAAG CCCACCAGATCATCATCTGAAAGCTCCTGCTCCAGGCCAGGCTCGTGCACTCCAGGCAGTCCTGGTCGAACCATCTGT GCAAAAGTTGATAACGAGATCATTGATTACCGAGACTTAGCAGCCATTCCCAGAGTCAAGGCTATATATGATATAGAGCATCCTGATATGATATCTTATAAGTCTGTGAACGGCAGCTCCTCTACTTTGGACAACAAGGGCAACAGACAGGACAGGCAAAGCCCTGCAGAG TCACCAGGAAACGTATCTGAAACCACAGAG GAGAGTTTTGAAGTAAGAAAGTGCATACCAAAATCATCAAGCCATGGATCTTTTCATGCAAAGTACAATCGTCACAGCTATACTCCAAGTCTGTCCAGATCACCGCAACACTTCCACCGACCAG GACTGATGCTTTCACCCTCTCTATCCTCTGGCAACAATGACACATGCCCCACTTCCCCTTTATTTCATCACTTTCTCCCTCACGCCAAAG CAGACGAAGGCTTCAACATGTACAGGAGGCCTCCAATTTATAAACAACAAG ATCCAAATTCCTCCACATCCCAAACAACCTCTTTGCCTGGATACGGTCGCAATGGCCTCAATCCG CCACGGTCAGCTGATTTCTACCATTACAGCAGCGACAGATTCAGAG ACTTTAAGGTACGTGAGAAGAACTTTTTATGA